The region TTACAGTTTCTCTGCAATATCTCGCTTTTCGGTTCAAGGCTGCGGGAGACTCAATAAAGGGCAAAAGCTTTGAATGTTTTGCTGTCTTTTTAAATTATTTGGCGTTTTACAAGGTAAACATCTAATTTACAGTTTAGTGCTGCATTTAGTTTAAATCCTCACCATCCCCCGAAACCCCCTTGAGGCATAATAGGATTCGGCGCTGTTGTGGTAGACAAACACCGTATCGTAACGACGGTCGCAAAATAGCGCGCCGCCGAGCCTTCGAATCGCCTCGGGTGTCTTTACCCAGCTCGAGGTTTTGCTATCAAATTGACCCAGATTCTGCAGCTGCCGATATTGTTCTTCCGTCAATAGTTCTATACCCATGGCGGCGGCCATATCGACCGCATTATTTTCCGGCTTGAATTCTTTCCGAGCCTCTTGTGCAGCGCGGTCGTAACAGAGGCTTCGTCGGCCTTTGGGACTTTCCACCGAACAATCACAAAACAAAAACTCGCCGGTTTTGGGATCTAGGCCGATGACATCCGGCTCGCCGCCGGTTCTCTCCATCTCATAGAGCGACCACAGCTTTTCCGGATGCGCTTCTATCTTCGCCTGCACTTCTTCCCATAGGATTCCGAGATGGCGGCGCATGTTTTCGGCAAACCGTCGGCTCAAAGTTCTCAACAACTCTTCTTTTTGTTCAATCGTCAGAGTTTTTCTGACATAAGCCATTACTGCCTCTCCTATATTTTGACGGGAAAAGCACCGGCCGTTTGCCGGCGTTTTCTGCCTCTTTTTCTTCTCATGTTATATCATGAGTCATTAGGACTCTGTCGCCTGATTGAGAAATGTATCCTCATATTCCTCACGCCGCAGCACGGTGTCCCAGAGGCCCATATCTTCCCCTTCATGCCGGTTGATGCCCATGTACACCAGACTGGGGTCTTCGTAGCGCTTGAATTTATACACAGCGTCGTTCATCAAGGCACTGTTGAACAGCCCCAGGCTGACCAGCAGTTCAAAGTCCTGCACCCTCAGGCCGGTGACGCGCTTAAATAAGCCCGGCT is a window of candidate division KSB1 bacterium DNA encoding:
- a CDS encoding DUF4256 domain-containing protein, with protein sequence MAYVRKTLTIEQKEELLRTLSRRFAENMRRHLGILWEEVQAKIEAHPEKLWSLYEMERTGGEPDVIGLDPKTGEFLFCDCSVESPKGRRSLCYDRAAQEARKEFKPENNAVDMAAAMGIELLTEEQYRQLQNLGQFDSKTSSWVKTPEAIRRLGGALFCDRRYDTVFVYHNSAESYYASRGFRGMVRI